A single Coregonus clupeaformis isolate EN_2021a chromosome 39, ASM2061545v1, whole genome shotgun sequence DNA region contains:
- the LOC121554435 gene encoding TRAF-interacting protein with FHA domain-containing protein A translates to MEVSQTVETEELMTCLQIQLYHPQQASRALYCMLPLDTRHKHQAEDPMRLGRDAQACTFALADPRVSRKQLSLQAYRTSNSPDMIFSVQNLSQKVRMKVNGSELGFLERAELPDKALIRFGEYEMLIRRENGEAKGSFEVEFGVLAVPPSREMGMGVPSMMPVMDTGSDLSTNGIPPLMSHGPMEMDETIMYQSCTALS, encoded by the coding sequence ATGGAGGTGTCTCAAACGGTGGAAACAGAGGAGCTGATGACCTGCCTCCAGATCCAGCTCTACCACCCCCAGCAGGCCTCCAGGGCTCTGTACTGCATGTTGCCTCTGGACACCAGACACAAGCACCAGGCTGAGGACCCAATGAGGCTGGGTAGGGATGCCCAGGCCTGCACCTTCGCTCTGGCCGACCCCCGGGTCTCCCGCAAGCAGCTGTCCCTGCAGGCCTACCGCACCTCCAACAGCCCGGACATGATATTTTCTGTGCAGAACCTGAGCCAGAAGGTACGCATGAAGGTCAATGGGTCTGAGCTGGGGTTCCTGGAGAGGGCAGAGCTGCCAGATAAGGCCCTGATCCGGTTCGGGGAGTACGAGATGCTGATACGCCGTGAGAATGGAGAGGCGAAGGGGAGCTTTGAGGTGGAGTTTGGGGTGCTGGCAGTGCCCCCTTCCAGAGAGATGGGCATGGGCGTGCCAAGTATGATGCCAGTCATGGACACAGGCTCAGACCTTTCAACAAATGGCATCCCACCACTCATGAGCCATGGGCCAATGGAGATGGATGAGACAATCATGTACCAATCATGCACTGCACTTTCATAG